A genomic window from Glycine max cultivar Williams 82 chromosome 17, Glycine_max_v4.0, whole genome shotgun sequence includes:
- the LOC100784503 gene encoding probable LRR receptor-like serine/threonine-protein kinase At4g37250, whose amino-acid sequence MSLLFPTLIISLVILLVTVNQCCALSRDGVLLLSFKYAVLNDPLYVLANWNYSDETPCSWNGVSCSNENRVTSLLLPNSQFLGSVPSDLGSIEHLQILDLSNNSLNGSLPSSLSQASELRFLNLSNNLITGEVPESLSQLRNLEFLNLSDNALAGKLPESFSNMQNLTVASFKNNYLFGFLPSGLRTLQVLDLSSNLLNGSLPKDFGGDNMRYLNISYNRFSGEIPTEFAAEIPGNATVDLSFNNLTGEVPDSTVFTNQNSKSFNGNFNLCGEITKNPCPIPSSPSSEPKASAPISPPAIAAIPKSFDDSPLAPTGQKQRGLKQGTIIGIVVGDIIGVGILAMLCVYVYRLKKKKDAESTKKKNEAAITRSRSESSSSTTSESRGFTRWSCLRKRTEEEDSSETTSSSESEVEGATAATHDNNNNNNTGTLVTVDGERQLEVETLLKASAYILGATGSSIMYKAVLEDGTSLAVRRIGESGVERFKDFENQVRLIAKLVHPNLVRVRGFYWGHDEKLIIYDFVPNGCLANVRYRKVGSSPSHLPWEIRLKIAKGVARGLTYLHEKKHVHGNLKPSNILLGNDMEPKIGDFGLERIVTGDTSYKAGGSARIFGSKRSTASRDSFQDMTFGPSPSPSPSSISGVSPYHAPESLRNLKPHPKWDVYSFGVMFLELLTGKIVVLDDMGQGPGLLVEDKNRALRMVDMVIRADMEGREEALLAYFKLGYSCVSSIPQKRPPMKEALQVLEKISSSFSSSSSYHYSV is encoded by the exons ATGAGTCTCCTCTTTCCAACTTTGATAATCTCATTGGTTATTCTTCTCGTCACTGTTAACCAATGTTGCGCTCTCAGTAGAGACGGTGTTCTGTTACTCTCCTTCAAGTACGCTGTGTTGAACGACCCACTCTACGTTCTTGCAAACTGGAACTACAGTGATGAGACTCCATGTTCCTGGAACGGAGTTTCTTGTTCCAACGAAAACCGCGTCACGTCGTTGTTGCTTCCCAATTCTCAGTTTCTAGGTTCGGTTCCTTCCGATCTGGGTTCTATTGAACACCTTCAAATTCTTGACCTTTCCAACAACTCCCTTAACGGGTCTCTTCCTTCGTCTCTCTCCCAAGCCTCCGAGCTTCGGTTCCTGAACCTGTCTAATAACCTTATCACAGGTGAGGTTCCGGAGTCCTTGTCTCAGCTTCGGAATCTTGAGTTTCTTAACCTCTCCGACAATGCCTTGGCGGGAAAATTGCCTGAAAGTTTTTCCAACATGCAAAACCTAACTGTTGCTTCGTTCAAGAACAATTACTTGTTCGGCTTTCTTCCCAGCGGGTTAAGAACGTTGCAGGTTTTGGATCTGTCTTCAAACCTCTTGAACGGTTCTCTTCCCAAGGATTTCGGCGGTGATAATATGCGTTACTTGAACATCTCCTACAACAGATTCTCCGGCGAAATCCCGACGGAGTTCGCGGCGGAGATTCCGGGGAACGCCACCGTTGATCTCTCCTTCAACAACTTAACCGGCGAGGTTCCAGACTCCACTGTGTTCACGAATCAGAATTCGAAGTCTTTCAACGGCAACTTTAATCTGTGTGGAGAAATAACAAAGAATCCTTGTCCTATTCCTTCTTCGCCGTCGTCGGAGCCAAAAGCTTCTGCTCCTATTTCTCCTCCTGCAATCGCCGCAATACCGAAGAGTTTCGATGATTCTCCTTTGGCGCCGACGGGGCAGAAACAGAGGGGTCTCAAACAAGGAACGATCATAGGAATCGTGGTCGGAGACATAATCGGCGTGGGAATCTTGGCCATGCTGTGTGTCTACGTGTACCgtttgaagaaaaagaaggatgcGGAgagcacaaagaagaagaacgaagCGGCTATAACAAGAAGCAGAAGCGAGAGTTCCTCGTCAACAACCTCAGAATCCAGAGGCTTCACGAGGTGGTCGTGTTTGAGGAAGAGAACGGAAGAGGAAGATTCTTCCGAGACAACAAGCTCTTCCGAAAGTGAAGTGGAGGGAGCCACGGCGGCGAcacatgataataataataataacaacacgGGGACTCTAGTTACTGTGGACGGTGAACGACAACTGGAGGTCGAAACGCTGCTGAAGGCTTCCGCGTACATATTGGGTGCCACGGGGTCCAGCATAATGTACAAGGCAGTTCTGGAAGACGGCACGTCGTTAGCGGTTAGGAGAATCGGCGAGAGTGGCGTGGAGCGGTTCAAGGACTTCGAGAACCAAGTTCGGCTTATTGCTAAACTGGTGCACCCTAATCTGGTTCGCGTTCGTGGATTCTATTGGGGACACGACGAGAAGCTCATCATCTACGACTTCGTTCCAAACGGTTGCCTCGCCAATGTTCGTTACA GGAAAGTGGGGTCCTCGCCGAGTCATTTACCGTGGGAAATCCGGCTCAAGATAGCTAAAGGAGTGGCACGTGGGCTGACTTACCTCCACGAGAAGAAGCACGTGCATGGAAACTTGAAGCCCAGCAATATTCTATTGGGCAACGACATGGAGCCCAAGATTGGAGACTTCGGGCTTGAGAGGATAGTGACGGGTGACACAAGCTATAAAGCTGGCGGGTCCGCGCGTATTTTTGGGAGCAAGAGATCCACGGCATCACGAGATAGTTTCCAAGACATGACGTTTGGGCCTAGCCCGAGCCCGAGCCCAAGCTCAATAAGTGGTGTGTCTCCTTATCATGCTCCTGAGTCGCTCAGGAACTTGAAGCCTCACCCCAAGTGGGACGTGTACTCTTTTGGGGTAATGTTTCTTGAGTTGCTAACGGGAAAGATTGTGGTTTTGGATGATATGGGCCAGGGTCCCGGGCTTTTGGTGGAGGATAAGAACCGGGCCTTGCGCATGGTTGATATGGTTATACGGGCCGACATGGAGGGTAGGGAGGAGGCCTTGTTGGCCTACTTCAAGCTAGGGTATAGTTGTGTCTCTAGCATTCCCCAGAAAAGGCCTCCAATGAAAGAGGCACTACAAGTTCTTGAAAAGATCTCATcctccttctcttcttcttcctcttatcATTATAGCGTCTAA